The following are from one region of the Gemmatimonadota bacterium genome:
- a CDS encoding mandelate racemase, protein MKITAIRAYQIDLPLHEGSYKWSGGNAVSVFDSTVVAVETDAGLTGWGEICPLGPAYLPAYARGARAGIAELAPQLLGADPLALGELNERMDSAMRGHPYVKSAIDMACWDL, encoded by the coding sequence GTGAAGATCACCGCGATTCGTGCGTACCAGATCGATCTCCCGCTGCATGAGGGGAGCTACAAGTGGTCGGGTGGCAACGCCGTCTCGGTGTTCGATTCGACCGTGGTCGCGGTCGAGACCGACGCGGGGCTGACGGGCTGGGGCGAGATCTGTCCGCTCGGGCCGGCCTACCTGCCGGCGTATGCGCGCGGCGCGCGGGCCGGCATCGCCGAACTGGCGCCGCAGCTGCTCGGGGCCGATCCGCTGGCGTTGGGTGAGCTGAACGAACGGATGGATTCGGCGATGCGCGGCCATCCCTACGTCAAGTCGGCGATCGACATGGCGTGCTGGGACCTGC